The Filimonas lacunae genomic sequence ACATTGAGTATAATAAACTGGCCTTTGTATTTGTTTTTGAAAACACTTTCGCGGTAGCCGAAGTTGCACTCGGTATGGTGAAAGGTAACTACCGATTGACTTTCGATATGCAGTGCTTCCAGCGATTCGCACACGTCTTTTATCTCTACGCCATACGCGCCAATGTTTTGCATGGGCGAAGCGCCTACACAACCGGGAATAAGGCTGAGGTTTTCCAGGCCTGCGTAATTGTGTTGTATACAGTATTGTACAAACCGGTGCCAGTTTTCGCCGCCCCAGGCTTTGATGTAGTAATGGTTTGCATCCTCTTTTACCAGCTCAATGCCTTTGAGTTCGTTTTTAATTACCAGCCCGTTATAGTTTTGGGTGAACAGCATGTTGCTGCCACCGCCCAGCACCAGCAGGTTTTGCTGGCCTGCCTGGTGGCTATAAATCAGTAATTCTTTCAGTTGTTCAACAGTGCTGAATGCTGCAAAATAGCGTGCGGTGGCAGCAATGCCAAAGGTGTTGAAAGGCTTTAATTCTTTGTTTTCCTGTATAGATGATGTAAGCATGATCATGAATGTGTTTATAGTTTACACAGGGTCAATATCGGGTATGATGTGCACGCTGCTGTATCTTTTGGTAGCGTTGATGATAGTGATCTGTTGCGCTATCTGTAGCTTGCATTGCTGTATTAACGGCGCTTTCCGGGGCAGCTTTATCAGCAGCTCGGAAAGGTATTGGTTACGGATGCGGTTGACTACGGGGTTGGCGGGGCCGAATACGTAAGGGCCAAAATCTTTTTTCAGGCCATTGACCATATGCTGTGCGGCTTCTTCGGCAATCAGCTGGTCCTTGTGTTTAAAAATCACCTGTATAATACGGGCAAACGGTGGATAGAAGAAGCGTTGCCTGTTTTCCATTTCGTATTGAAACAGTTGCTGGTAGTTGTGTTGCTGCACAAAGCCGAGTACCGGATGTTCGGTATTGCTTACCTGTATCATTACTTTACCCAGCCCGTCTTTACGGCCTGCGCGGCCGCTTACTTGTTCCATCAGCTGGTAAGCGCGTTCGTTCACGCGAAAATCGGCAAAGTTTAAAATGCCATCTGCATCTAAAATGCCTACGAGGTTTACGTGTTCAAAGTCCAGGCCTTTAACCACCATCTGGGTGCCTACCAGGATGTCTATTTTCTGTTGTTCAAACAGTTTAATCAGGTTGTCGTGATCGTGCTTGCCTTTTACGCTATCATAATCCATACGGGCTGTTCTGGCATCGGGAAAAGCTTCTGTAATCATTTCCTCGATCTTTTCGGTGCCAAAGTTCTTCTGAATAAAGCGGTTGCTGCCACAGGCAGAACAGGTGTATATTACCGGGTAGGTAGTGCCACAGTAGTGACAGGCCAGTTTGTTTTTAGACTTATGATAGGTGAGGGTTACATCACAGTTTTTACACTGGGGTATCCAACCGCATACGCCGCATATCTGGTAAGGTGAATAGCC encodes the following:
- the murB gene encoding UDP-N-acetylmuramate dehydrogenase, whose translation is MLTSSIQENKELKPFNTFGIAATARYFAAFSTVEQLKELLIYSHQAGQQNLLVLGGGSNMLFTQNYNGLVIKNELKGIELVKEDANHYYIKAWGGENWHRFVQYCIQHNYAGLENLSLIPGCVGASPMQNIGAYGVEIKDVCESLEALHIESQSVVTFHHTECNFGYRESVFKNKYKGQFIILNVTYRLNKQPVYHTSYGAIEQELAAMGSQQLNIAAIAQAVINIRSSKLPNPAEVGNAGSFFKNPTIPQTQFRALQQQHATIPHYAVAPDSNGQAWEKIPAAWLIEQCGWKGYRKGDAGCHSKQPLVLVNYANATGNEIFQLSEEIISSVNQQFGITLEREVNII